A region from the Salvelinus fontinalis isolate EN_2023a chromosome 23, ASM2944872v1, whole genome shotgun sequence genome encodes:
- the LOC129820951 gene encoding apolipoprotein A-IV-like, with protein sequence MNVLVLLALAVFTGCNANGLWQDQSQQQLDMVKDAFWDYVAKATLTAEDTLQKIRQSEVAHEVNTMVSESADAVNQYTVAMRGQVTPLTQDLLAKFSQEAEQLKARLEKDLSTMTAKLQPYSDEWNADIQRQVEELKRDMTTYAEALDSDALKTTLLQKSEELKGSLEKSVQQLQAQLGPYTEDLKQKIEQNLEEFQKSMIPLTQSFQTQLTQRTQELQQNLAPYGEELKKLDPLAQDLKAQLAALWDSFTKKIQ encoded by the exons ATGAATGTCTTAGTGCTGCTTGCTCTTGCTGTTTTCACTG GGTGCAATGCCAATGGCCTGTGGCAGGACCAGTCTCAGCAACAGCTGGACATGGTGAAAGATGCATTCTGGGACTATGTCGCCAAGGCAACACTCACCGCTGAGGACACCCTACAGAAGATCCGACAGTCAGAGGTGGCACACGAAGTTAA cACCATGGTCTCTGAGAGTGCTGATGCTGTGAACCAGTATACCGTGGCCATGCGTGGGCAGGTGACTCCTCTGACTCAGGACCTGCTGGCAAAGTTTTCCCAGGAGGCCGAGCAGCTTAAGGCTCGTCTGGAGAAGGACCTGAGCACCATGACAGCCAAGCTGCAGCCCTATTCTGACGAGTGGAACGCAGACATCCAGAGGCAGGTGGAGGAGCTGAAAAGGGACATGACCACCTACGCTGAGGCCCTGGACTCTGACGCCCTGAAGACCACTCTACTCCAGAAGAGTGAGGAGCTGAAGGGAAGCCTGGAGAAGAGTGTGCAGCAGCTGCAGGCCCAGCTGGGCCCCTACACTGAGGATCTGAAGCAGAAAATAGAGCAGAACCTGGAAGAGTTCCAAAAGAGCATGATTCCCCTGACCCAGAGCTTCCAGACACAGCTGACCCAGAGAACCCAGGAGCTCCAGCAGAACCTGGCCCCCTATGGAGAGGAGCTGAAGAAGCTGGACCCATTGGCCCAGGACCTGAAGGCCCAACTAGCTGCTCTCTGGGACTCCTTCACCAAGAAGATCCAGTAA